The DNA window GATGATCAGCTTCCCGCTCAGGTCCAGCTGGCCGTTCATGGTGCCGTCCGACCTCTTCTGCTCCCGCCACTTTACAGAGGAGAGGCAGTGGTAAAAACAACCAGCTGAACAACATGCCTGTGTGTTGTCCTAGCTCTCCTTCTTGTGCTCAAATGCAAATTAGGgcatttgaattgaattttagTCCTGAACTGTGACAAATTAACAACAGCTGAATTGGACTAACTGTGATCATAGATGGataattacaaaagaaaatctgttgTCCATAAAATTGGTTAAGAAGGTACCATATACCTTAAGTAACCTTCTGCACCAAGGCAACTGACAATAAAGCTGTGACACATTGCGATGTCAGCATCATGTTGCATCCCAcaaaattatgattttaataGTCATAgtataaaaaatgcaatatattttcATCCACTTTTGGAAATAGAATATAAAGTCTTCAGACATCAAATAACATAATCCCAACATAATATTTTTACCATTGCAGCCAAATTGAAGTATCAAGTAAGACTGGGTCTGTGTAAGTAGGTTAACAGGTCAGGGGATGTTGTTACTGTAACAGTGGCTATCTACGACTAGAATCTGGTCATCACTTTAACAAAGACAATGAGATTATGTTTGATTAGCTCTTTTATGCTGTAACAGAGCTTTGTTGTCCTCCCTAAAAGCATTATGATAATTACAACAAGAGGGACACAGCTCCTCTTTATTAAGGATTTGGTTTAACAGTCTCATTTAACCTTTAACAATGAGGCCATCTCTCTGCAGGGTTTATACTGATTATAATTTACAAATCCAATCAAGACTAGGTGTATGCAGTATCTCACAATATCACACAGTTCACTTGAACTGAGTCTAAAGGTCAAACATCAGCCAGTGAGGTGGCAGCAACATTTGTATGCTATAATAGAACTTCTCTAGACTTTGACCCAAAATATCAACGATTTAGATAAGAGAATCAAAGCATCCAAGTGTGTTAACTGgaactttcaaaataataaagtgTGTGTTAGGCATGTTAAAATCACATATTGTGTGTGGCTTGCAATCGTAGATCTGCAATGTAACTCTAACATTAATTCTGGTAAGTTAGCCTCAACAGTTTGCGACAAATTAAACTCTCTCGTTGATCTGATCGTGTGTAGTTACTAGTTGGATAAACCGTGACGTTACCTGCTGATTTTCATGGCTGGAAAACATATAACAGTGGATTTAATTCCAcaaatgctgcagctctggccGCCCTGGCCAGATGAATAATTGGCTGGATGCTAGGGATTGTGTGGTAGCTACCCTTTAGCATAACGTCACAGTGAACACTATATTAAAAAGAGGGCGACAACCAACTAATTTCTATTGAGACCAGCTTCACATAATGAACGCCCGGGACGTCGGAACCGACTGTTTAACATGCCAATGTCAAATGACAAGTCTGGCTAAAGCTAATAGTTAAAGAGGCTCATTCGCACAGTCATCTGTCATTGGCCCGAGAACAGCCATCGAGTGACTGCTAACGTTAACATTTGATAGGCCTTTTTATCACTGTCATGTCAGTGACGATAATATAAAATACTGATGCcagtaaaaacattattatagTTAATCTACCATTGTGTAATGTCATGTATTGAAGTAAAATAGCCTTAATTTCACTTTGGAGACATCAGCCAGCTTTGAGCGATTTCATATATAACTTAGAATTGCTTTCTTTGACAGGCATTCAGAACCAGGTAAACCAGCATAATCTTAACCTAGTAAAGGACTAACTTTGCTTTCTTAAAACCCAGAATCGATTAAAAATTGGGCAACTTCCAACAAAATAGTCTCGACACCTGTTTAGGCGAGCTAGTGTAGTCTAGCTCCCTGCGTACCGAACGTAACATTAGCTGCTAGCTAGCAGCTTAGCCActtagcttgctagctagcaaAATACAGCTTGAATGGAAACTGCTGAGTGGTTTAAACTGCGTTATAGTACGGTTGGACCCCAAACACAAGAAAATCTATTACCTGAATCAGACGACTTGACCACGCTGTATTTCACAGGTTTCCACAAACCGTGAAAATTAAATATGTTAGCTAGCCTAGCTGAGCCCGGGTGCCAGCATCAGGAAGTGTCCTCCAAACTGTAAACGTCAAACAGTACGTGGCATTCCGTGCGCGCAGCCGCAGACCGTCTGGGACAAAGTGCGTTGGTGATTGACTCTCCTTATTGTAAAGACTGATGATCAAGCATCAATTGTGACAAGCTCAACGgcattcatttcattgtttttattcagtttatttggcGTAAAATGCATATATCACTCATAAACACAGGCTTAATAAATCAACTTTCTGATGTTGAAtgagaggacagacaggcagctACTGTGATTATGACCTTTATTTCTTGGCTCTATGCAATCTGAAGcgggaaaaaaatatattgtgatGGGTAAACAACATCAGCACAGCTGCAACACAGGCAAGCCTTCTTCCATTCGCACGTACAGTACCAGTTTCTAAGCAAAATATGTGTGTCGGAACAATCACGCCCTCACTGATGTATAAGTAAAAACACCTCTACATCTATACTGTTTGAATCATGGCAATATTTACAGAGAGATAACAATGATGTCCTGGTTATCAATGATCTATTTCACTGTTtggagaaaagctgcaaattaGACCCAGTCGTGAAGAGGGTACAAAGCAGATGAATGCTATGTTTATGGATGTTGTTAAGACGCCACTCCTGATTGAGTGGgctttgaataaataaaagtgacaaaaaaataaaaaaaatccaagttCCTGcataaattgtacattttactctATCCTACACAGTTGTCTAACATAATGTTTCATGATAATATCTGTAATAACTCTAAGTTGACATGGAGACTCATAAGTGTATGcacacattaagaaaaaaaaaacaaaacgcacaCAGTTTTGCCCAGTCACAACTTTGATCACTccattatttcttcttcttctccagagtGGTGTTAAACCATGAGTCTAACAGCTTCTTCATGTAATACAACTGCCATGCATGCACCTGAACAGCAACCACCATGATGAGGTACATAATAGTCACTGCAGAGAAGCCAAAAATGAAGCGGTAGGCCTTTCCTTGGCGGTACAGTTGCTGCGCTACAGGAAACATCTCCATTCCACCATATATGAGGGGCGCTATGGAGAACAACCCTGCGCTGATCATGGATATGACCAGGTAACTGATATTGTTCTTTGGAAGAGAtaggctgctgcagagcagaggcaggaggcTGAGAAGGTAGGGGTACTCCCACCGGTATGGCGTGGACACTGTGTCATGTGACACCAGCTCGAATTGGCTGACGGTCACTTGTGCTGCCACCAGCAGCCAGATGAGAAGATGGACCAGGTTTAACTTCCGTATCTCTGACTTTAGGGAAGCACTGTAAAACCAGTAAGAGATCACAAGGTGTATTAATGACCCTTTTTCGATGTTCTTGGCATTTTGAGGTAACATCTGTATTTAGTGACCAGtagttttcagaaacatatatAGGGTGCTTGCCTCATTTGGTACTGTGGCGCtatcctctctctgtgtttgaagtCACTTCCATTGGTGCCAGCAGCTCTAGGGCCCACACGTGATGTCATGTTGAGGGAAACCTATTTACACAAGAGACAAATCACATTTCACCAGCCAACACTTGCCAGAACAAGGACTGCAATTATTCATTTACTGATTAACTCATTTGGTCAGTAGTATGTGCGGACATTTTCCTAATTTCCTGATGTAGCTATcaaaggagaggaagaacatGATAAGGAACATAATGCCAGGAAATACACCGCAATAAGCCAGACTATTGTCTGATTGATACCAAGTCGCAAACAGCAGTTTATATTGAAAACGTCTCATTTTAGGGGAATAACATGAACTGCTGACCGATTTAAAGCAggctagcctgttagcttcAGGTGCTATTTAACCAAATTCAGCACTGCCTTTACTGAGATCCGTACTGTCTGTTGGGGCTGGCGTCGTTTTTATCCTTAGCAATTTCAGCAGAGAACACCTTCAACGCCAAGCGGTGATCATACACAACGTTAAAATTCAGTCGCTGACAATGCTTACCGTGGCGTATTTCCGTGACGTTTGACTGAGCTGCTTGTTCGAATGTGTATTAACAAAAGATGTGACAGATGGATGTTGTAAACAGCTGTGCGCATGCGCACAATATCGACCAGAAAGCTCTCCTTCCGCAGCATCCCCATCTCTCCTCACAGCAGACTGCCCGCTGGAGCCATGACCCCCATTCTTGATTTGAACCGGAAATGACCCTTTCATCATGTCAGAGGGCATTTTCCCCCAAACACATTCTCACTAAAAGCTGCACCAAAGATAACTAAGCACCCACTGTGTTGCACTGTCTTACCTGATCAGTGTTGGTTCGTATCCATGGCATGTCATCATCAACCTAACAGGTAATGACATTTTTCGGTAATCAGACTGCCATTTCTCCATAGATGAGAACACACAATTAATTTAACCAGGCAGTTTTCGACTGATGTACCggctgtctctgtctctaaGGTTCGATTTGCTTTCTGTGAGCTTACAAATAGAGATGTGAacaacagtcatttttttttcttattaaactatttttatttagaaaaaaacaacatggacaataataacaaacaggaaacattcaGACATAAAATCTTTGGTTACAACAACAGCATTAGCACTGTGGTTAAAAGGAGAAATATACATTAATTGTCCTTTAAAGAGTTGTCATactatatgtttttttcattgcatGTACATGTTCAGCggataaaataataaattattgaCATAACTGTTGTTATGAATTGCTGCACAATTCAAAATCCAAATGTATTTCTTACACACTGCAAACCTGACAAGGAGACATTCAGCACATCCAGGAAGCTGCAGAACTTACTTTGGTTTTCTAACTTTTATACAAATCACATCAGAGCAACTTGATAACAAATCCAACACgtgtttcatttcaataaaaTCCATAAATTGTTTCTCAAATGGATTAGGCTTGCAAAACAGTTACAGAGTATAATTGCttgaattttaaataaaaccatTGAGTAAGAATACATTTGACCAATTGGTTTGACTTCCAATAGCAGGATTAAATGAACACTGCTCGATCCCCTTTGAGTCTTAAAACTGTGCACCtgcaaatgttcacagacaggGTCTAGGCTTCCTGATGTTTGCCAGATTTAACTTGCACCTGTAATATTCTGTGGTTAAGTTAGTGTTGCAGTGATGCTGCATAGTGCTGACCTTTATGTCTAACATGGTGTTATGTTTAATATCATTTATGGAGTGGTTTTCATCATTCAGGgcaatgtggtgtgtgtgtttgacctttgTATGTTTGCATAAAAAGTGTTTCTTTACAGCACTATATCCATAAACTGAcatgcattaaaacacaaaattcatATTACATTCTCACTCATTGACTCTCACTTATGGAAGCAATTTCAGTCAGAAAAATATATCATGCATgttataatttaattttgatttaatgtcTTTGGTGCTCCTATAAGTGAGCACAATAATTGCCATTAATAGGTCACCACCGATACAAGTCGTCCCTCGTATGTGTAAAGTCTTCACACATCTGAAGTGAAAGTCATTTAGGCTGACCCCAGACTCTACTTTAGAATCTTAATGCTTATGTATGTGAGACTTGCACAACATACAATTTACCTTTTCCAAAATCTCAGTATTTTGCAGGTTACATGACCAGAAGtatattttcctttaaaacatgtataaaCTGCTGAGATGCAAACCTTGTAATTTCATTCTGAGGGAGGCATTTTACATGCTTGTCATTATAatagagaaacaaaaactgtatttatataaagGTACACATGCAAAAAGATTTCCTACCAAGTTGAATAAGTCTTCATGTGCTCACATTTTTCACTACATGGGGTAGCTGCCAGTTTTTAAGAGGTATGGAATTGACACTTTTGGAACAGTAttatttaatttgctgtttgtttaatctttttGCATACACTTCACATTTTCCCTTCATATGTTTCTACTTAATAACAAGTTTCACTATTTGGGGTTTTTGGCACTCTTGTGTTCAAAAGCTCATTGGCAGCCATCCTTAAAGTTTTCTTTGAATGTCTTTTTATACATTCTTTTACATCATCAAAGCTGTAAAACATATTTGCTCTAATTTCAGGCTGTACCCCAAAAGGTGCTGTACATACAGACTGTGATACTCCTGTGATACTTTTATCTTGTCTTTTCAGCTGTGCTGACAAGATCAAGAGTCGGTTGACTTCACATTGCTAATACTGCTCAGTCTAAGGTGGCTTATGatcatgttttatattataaaaaaatatgcCACCACTTTGTTGTTACTGAAACCTCTCTATCCCTGGAGTTTGTAGTTTTACATCGGATATAACAAAAACCCGGAAAAGGAGGAGTGCACATACTGCCCAGCATAAAGTCCTGCAGCCTGATCCGAAGGCAGCTGAACATACACAGTGTCTCCAGGTTGGAGAGGTAATACTGCACTCCCTGATGCTTGATCTAGGAAACCCTTTTTGTACTCATCATATGTATACATCACTGGCTCATTGTTCCTCATCAAAGCCACCCACACATTAGCTCCTTTGCAATGAAAGTGGTAGGCAAAATAATAAATGCCAGGCATATCACAGGTGAATATTCCTGTCTCGGGGTTGTAGTTTTGGCGACCATTGTACAAGAGCTTGTCAAAGACGACTGGAGTGCCCACAGGTGGAAAGGGAGTTGTTACTACAGCTGTGAATGCTGGCATTTCCAACCCACTGGCACCCATCACTTCTGCCCCATTGCCTCCAAACTTGCCCTTCTTACCATAAGTACCAGCCTTAACGCCATCTAGTCCAGGGCCCATCTGTGAGAGCACTCCAGCCATGTCAGGAGACAGACCAGCTTCTCCTGGTGGGCCTGGTGGTCCAGGAGGTCCGGGCTGACCTGGTTGTCCACGGGGTCCTGCTTGGCCATCTTTCCCTGGTGGTCCAGTGGGACCGATAAGACCTGGAATCCCTTCACCTGCAATGCCTGGTGAACCAGGTTGACCACGATCTCCTTTTGGCCCTGGAAGGCCAGGAGGCCCAATTGGTCCTGCTGCACCATCCATTCCAGGGATTCCTTTAGGACCTTGAGGTCCTAACTCACCAGGTAGTCCACCTTGTCCCTTTGGCCCAGGAAGTCCAGGAGGACCAGGTGTACCAGATAGACCTTTGTGCCCACCATCTCCTTTGGCACCAGTTGGCCCAGGTGGACCTCTTGGTCCTGGCTCCCCAATCTCTCCAGGCAGACCATCCTTGCCAGGTAACCCAGAGGGACCTGGGTCACCCTTAGCACCAGCAAGTCCTTTAGGTCCTCCTTCTCCACAGTCTCCTTTGAGACCAGGTGCACCTAGACCTCCTGGGGGTCCCATGGGACCTGGAGAACCAGGTGGGCCATTTGGCCCAGGGGGACCAAGCATACCAGGTAGTCCACTATGGCCTTTATCTCCCTTTGGTCCTGGAGATCCAGGTGGCCCACCCATACCTTTATCACCCTTTGGTCCTAGCATTCCTGGTTTACCAAATCCAGGTAACCCAGGTTTTCCTGGCAAACCTGGTGGTCCGGGATGACCTTTCCCACCTGGCATGCCTGGCTGTCCTGGCAGGCCATTTTGGCCTGGCTTCCCTTGACCAGGTACACCAGGAGGACCAGGCTGTCCTCCTTCACCAGGTAGCCCCGTTGGTCCTTGCTCTCCAGGGTGTCCTTTGTCACCTGGTGGTCCTTGAGGCCCTGGTGCCCCATTTAATCCAGGTTTTCCAAAGCCAGGCAGCCCCCTTGGGCCAGCAGGTCCTGGGAGCCCTGGGAGCCCTTTGTGACCAGGTTGTCCGGGCTGACCCATACCCTTGTCTCCTTTGGGTCCAGGTAATCCAGGAAGTCCTGGCAGACCTTTGTGACCCGGCTCCCCTTTGGGCCCTGGTTGGCCTGGTAATCCTTGCACCCCTGGCTTACCTATTCCTGGTAGACCAGGTGGTCCTGGAAGACCCTGAGGCCCTGGCTGACCAGCTGGCCCTTCTTCTCCCCTTGGGCCCATTTCTCCTTGTGGCCCAGCATCACCATTTCCTCCTGGCTTGCCTGGCAGTCCTGGCAAACCTGGTTTGCCTGTTCCAGGCACTCCTGGTGGACCGGGGATCCCGGGGCGTCCTGCAGGTCCCGGTTGCCCATTACCTGGTGGTCCAGGAGGTCCTGGAGGTCCCTCTGGGCCAGGTGGCCCAGCTGGTCCTGGCTCTCCTTGGGGAATTCCTTCAGCACCACTTGGGATTGTCTGACCTGTGAAGAATGAGATTAATTACATTGCTCATATTAATCAACCTTCTTCTCACTGCACTTTTTATGGTATTAAAAATAAAGTCTATGCCCTTGTCATAATTCAACATGTCAAGTCACATGGGTTCAAGATCCAAATGTTCTTGCTAGACTGTTGGTGACTATGTTGAATATGTTAACTTTCTCACCTTTGTCTTGGCCACCATTATAGGTGCCCCCTTTGCGACCAGTTTCTTTGCCTTTATGCATGGGCATCTGAGGAAGCTCCTTCCTGTAGTGGGGATACTGCATAAAGGGCACCTCCTTTCCAAGGTACTGTTGTTGGGGATAGCCTTCTTTACCCATGCCCATGTGTTGGAGGTGCTGCATTGGCTGGTACGGCTGAGGGTGTTGCTTGTGTCCGTAGAAAGCTCCACTGCTCACACAAGTCAGTGCTACAAGCTGTAGCAGTGTCAAGAGGGGGACAGGGAGGGGAGGCATGGCCAAGGCCTTTATAGAAATAAGAGAAGACAAGATACAAGGGAATGAGTAGAGGATTCAACTGAAAGGTGAAACAGTGTATTCAAACAGTTGCTGGGAGGTAAGAAGCACTTCAGACATGGAACTAGACAGGATGCACTCTAAActggaaaaacaagcagcatAGCTCTTACAGTGGTGCAGCCACAGACTCACACTTTtaacaaggaaagaaaaatcaaagtgtATTGTGTTTAATGCCtaatttacaagaaggcaccaaAGACTTTAGATTTGCTGCAACCATTTTACAAAATTAGTTAAGTTTCTCCTCGTGCAGCATTTCTTAAAATCTGCCTATTTGGAGTCTGTAATCTTGCCATTACTAGTGACATAGTTCCACTGgaaaacttgtttatttaacCTATTTATACCCTTAAattgtaaaatacaaatatcatTGAAgaaatcattattttatcaaaacaatgaatgttAGTAATGTATTAGTGACACGTAAAGATGGTTGCTTTTACTGCTTCCATGGGGGCTCAGCTCACACTGGATCCCATGTTACTTGAACCCTGTCTGTAACTAAACTATGCAGATGTGTGCAGTATATTTCTACTGAGAAACATATAAAAATTACATGGACttcaattaaaatataaatgggTCTTTGAAGATTTTTAAAGTCTTTGACTGCTAGAGATGATATGCATTCTTcatactgataaaaaaaaaattcagaataGATTTTGGAATGTTCTTCTTGGGAATAATCAGCTAGCAATGTCTCTTTGGTTTAGATCGGACACAGAAAGATGAATTCACTGTATGAAGGAAGATAAATGTGGTGTTCTGCAAAACATCTAGACCACTTTTCTGAACATCTTTTGAAGTTACAGTTTTGAAGTTAGTTAAAATACAGATTAATCGACTTTTGGTGATGTATAATAGATACTGATTGCACTGATGTCTAATATTCACTGGTAATGTAATTTCATGTTTTGGGGGTGCTAAATGGCTGGAAAATTTCATATTTGAACATATaaagtatacatatatatacatatacatacacacatactaTAATTTGCACTTACTGTACTTATCCACAAGAGGGTGCCACGTAAAATGTCATACTGCAGAAGACTTTTGAATGCAATTTTGTCCCTATGTTTGGTTAAAACTTTACttacaaacaaatacaccaTTCCTTTAAATCTTTGCAAAATAAACATGGTGCCTTTGGGATAACTGGCTCAAGATGTTTCATTACCAGTGCAATGATGAATCAGTACTGCTGTCTGAGTTTCCACAAAAATGCACATGCACAGAGGTGAGGCATGCAGTCCTGTGGCTATAACATACTGATACCCCCATTAGGACAGAGCATAGTCCTATTTTCCTTAAAGGACACTATGCTGATGACTAGAGCTCTAAATTAACAAGATATGCAGTGACAAGGACATTTGTATGAACACGCATTGTCTGACACTCAAGCCtaaaaaaactttttacaaTCGTGTGAAGAATACCTGCCACCTTCCAGTTAACTCAGTTGTATGCACAATGACATCCACTCCTgatgataaagtaaaaaatacaaattctggTCAATGACATAAAAAGTTaagcagacagaggaaggcATGCAAAGGGCTTGTCCTCACTGGTTAACACTATTGAGGAAGTATCATTCTCATTTGATGTGCGGTGCCAatatctttttctctccttcctggTTTAATAAGTACAGTTTTTGAACAAACAAATTTGCGGCTCAACTTTGACAAggcaaattgattttttttttcactccacagCCAATGAATACTCACTATACACTGCCCCTCTGAGTGAaaacttgttttattcagtcattctTTATGAGTGCTGTTTCCATCTAATACTCAGCATACCCATCCCCTGCCACACTCCCCGTCCAGGCTCAACCTCAGTCCCAGTCCCAGTTTTATTACAACTCATCTGTCGTTTTTCTAAATCGCATCCTAAACCACATCCTTAGTGTCCACTCCATCACTAGCTCTTTGGATCTTTTCCGCCCTTTGGCCTTTTCTCAGTCGGCTGGTGATTTTGACATGGCCGTGCAACTGTCTCCTCCGATGACTGCCGGCCTTTGAAAGAAGCCCTCCTTGTTTCTATGGCGACAGGGACCAGACATGCCAGAAAGTCCAGAGGAATGCCATCAAGTCTTCCCAACAAGAACTGTAACCTATTTTTGGCCTACTGAGTGGAAGCTGCGGTCTGTTCCTCCTATCCTGATCAACGAGATGAATCTGTGGGGTCAGTGACAATACATAAACTTGATCTGTGAGTATATGGTGTGACACAGACTAACCTGGACCTCAAGTCTTCTATTGTCTGTGTGAGGCTGTGCTTGTGTTCCTAGTCTGCTTAGATCTAGGCTATTTGGAACAACACTGATTAATGAAGTCAGAGAGGTGATAGGTATACACTGAATCTAATGAGCGAGATAGActgaattaaaaatgattttaagaaAGACTTGAGGACATAAACAAGGAAATGGCTTATTATATTACTTATATGCTATAGGATACAAATGAAAGACCTCGCAGAGGCGGAGGCTGAATGTGGGGTTAGACAAAAAAAGGTGCATTGATCCTGAGATTTGTCAGGTAAAAATGTTCAGACAGACATTCGTCGAGAGCCCCACCAGAAACGAGAGGAGTCTCTGTCAAGGATTTGTGGCAACTTTCACCGGCTGTCAAGTGGCACACCAGACTCAGttgctcttcttcattttccaCGAtgtacagcagcaacagaggtGCTTTTATAGCATGACAATCCAAACAAACTACTGAACCATCCCATCAGTCAATGAGAGGATGACAATAATGTGATTCataacagttttatttcatctaCAAATTGATCGAAATCAGGGTCAGGGTTATATGAAAATGTGTGCGATTACACATTTGACCTAAAGCTGTCACCTACCTTTCCAATTCcagagaatttaaaaaaaggtcacttGCTGTTTCTGGACATACTACCGTGCAACTTGTGCAgtaaaaacatctgaatattGCACGCAGGTGTATGGGACGCAAGGAAGTAGAAGCGTCCcagttttaataaataaattacgTTTACTCACCGATACAGATTCAAGTATTGCAGTATCGGAGGAATTTCCGTTACTGGTATCTTGACCAGTTCAGGCTTGATCTAATGTATTTACCAGCGATCCATGGAGCTGACCTCGTTTTCTCGTTGGTGTATATATGTTCTGTACTACTGAGTGGAGATAGAGCTACTTCATGAACACgacgttacagagaggagacgggAAAAGAAGTAGTAGGAGTAGTACCGGAGTGTCCTGAATACTGAATttaaccacacagacacactcacactgggTTTGTTAGCTTACGTCTAGTGTACAGTGCAACGTAGCAGTGGCTGTCTGGGGCACATAAACACTGCATTAGTAACGCAATTAACACAAATGTTCCAGCTGTCAAACTCACCTCACTGACCGACTGACTTCACGGGCTAACTTGCCCGTCCCGGAAGAGGAGACAGCTGACGTGccattaccttgagtaaacttgttgATTACTCTAGTAGTCTAGCATAACAAAATATATGAGTCGACATTTCAGTGCAGAATTGCAGCATGTTGTATCTTTTTAAGTCTTTATATCTTGAGTGTTCTGTTCCTGGGGAATGACATGGCTTTTTAGTtcatttacagtgaaaacacgGCCAGGATCCGTGATATCGGTGATCAATTTCATACCTATTTCACTTATTATGACCATGtatttacagtacacacacataaaggttTGAGAAAAATCAATGTGACAGTTTTACTAGCTTTTAGGAACGTCCCAGCTCACTGTtggtatgtgggtgtgtgtgtttgtgagggaaggtgtttttaaaggggTGGAAATATTCTGACAAAACTTTGCGACCGCAGATCAGAGGGGCCGTACAACGAGGGTCTGTTCAGCGTCACATAGCAACACCATAACGTTGCAAGAGTGACTGCAGAGCGATGGCAACACCTCCTGTCTTTACCTGGTGTGCTTGTCTCTAACACATTATTCTACGCAAGTGTTGCCTCCAGAGGACCACTTTCAGACACTGACataaacactgagcagcagtttcCACACTTTAACTTGTTACgagagaacacagacagagaggggtgCACTTATAACAAAGTGACTAAAGAGAAGTCTATTACACCCATTGACTATATTTCATGCTGGTGTCATCCCTCCATCTTTATCCACATGGACGTCAGAAACAAAGTGACGTGTAAGTGTGCCACA is part of the Acanthopagrus latus isolate v.2019 chromosome 9, fAcaLat1.1, whole genome shotgun sequence genome and encodes:
- the jagn1a gene encoding protein jagunal homolog 1-A, producing the protein MTSRVGPRAAGTNGSDFKHRERIAPQYQMSASLKSEIRKLNLVHLLIWLLVAAQVTVSQFELVSHDTVSTPYRWEYPYLLSLLPLLCSSLSLPKNNISYLVISMISAGLFSIAPLIYGGMEMFPVAQQLYRQGKAYRFIFGFSAVTIMYLIMVVAVQVHAWQLYYMKKLLDSWFNTTLEKKKK
- the col8a1a gene encoding collagen, type VIII, alpha 1a, coding for MPPLPVPLLTLLQLVALTCVSSGAFYGHKQHPQPYQPMQHLQHMGMGKEGYPQQQYLGKEVPFMQYPHYRKELPQMPMHKGKETGRKGGTYNGGQDKGQTIPSGAEGIPQGEPGPAGPPGPEGPPGPPGPPGNGQPGPAGRPGIPGPPGVPGTGKPGLPGLPGKPGGNGDAGPQGEMGPRGEEGPAGQPGPQGLPGPPGLPGIGKPGVQGLPGQPGPKGEPGHKGLPGLPGLPGPKGDKGMGQPGQPGHKGLPGLPGPAGPRGLPGFGKPGLNGAPGPQGPPGDKGHPGEQGPTGLPGEGGQPGPPGVPGQGKPGQNGLPGQPGMPGGKGHPGPPGLPGKPGLPGFGKPGMLGPKGDKGMGGPPGSPGPKGDKGHSGLPGMLGPPGPNGPPGSPGPMGPPGGLGAPGLKGDCGEGGPKGLAGAKGDPGPSGLPGKDGLPGEIGEPGPRGPPGPTGAKGDGGHKGLSGTPGPPGLPGPKGQGGLPGELGPQGPKGIPGMDGAAGPIGPPGLPGPKGDRGQPGSPGIAGEGIPGLIGPTGPPGKDGQAGPRGQPGQPGPPGPPGPPGEAGLSPDMAGVLSQMGPGLDGVKAGTYGKKGKFGGNGAEVMGASGLEMPAFTAVVTTPFPPVGTPVVFDKLLYNGRQNYNPETGIFTCDMPGIYYFAYHFHCKGANVWVALMRNNEPVMYTYDEYKKGFLDQASGSAVLPLQPGDTVYVQLPSDQAAGLYAGQYVHSSFSGFLLYPM